A genome region from Candidatus Melainabacteria bacterium RIFOXYA2_FULL_32_9 includes the following:
- a CDS encoding aquaporin produces MKKYIAEFIGTFILVFIGAGAAAIGSDAIGLLGIAIAFGFALIAAAYSIGPISGAHINPAATLGMLVAGRINGKDAIRYIISQFFGAIVAAAILAVIAKGKLSGYDIEIYGLGQNGYGPEYMGGYSLLAAMIFELIATFIFILVILESTQEGVPRQIAGFAIGITLAAAIILGIQITGGSLNPARSFGPALIVGGEALSQVWLFLIFPSIGGVLAGLFYRFINVSTTARVTPQE; encoded by the coding sequence ATGAAAAAATACATAGCAGAATTTATAGGCACTTTTATTCTGGTTTTTATTGGTGCAGGTGCAGCAGCGATAGGAAGTGATGCAATTGGTTTATTAGGAATTGCTATAGCTTTTGGTTTTGCCTTAATTGCGGCAGCATACAGTATAGGTCCTATCTCAGGAGCGCACATTAATCCTGCTGCTACTCTTGGAATGCTTGTTGCAGGCAGGATTAATGGTAAAGATGCTATTCGATACATTATTTCACAGTTTTTCGGTGCTATTGTTGCAGCAGCAATACTGGCAGTTATAGCTAAAGGAAAATTATCAGGCTACGATATCGAAATATATGGTCTTGGACAAAATGGTTATGGGCCTGAATATATGGGAGGATACAGTCTTTTAGCAGCAATGATTTTTGAGCTTATAGCTACATTTATATTTATTCTGGTGATTCTGGAATCAACGCAGGAAGGAGTTCCACGTCAAATAGCAGGTTTCGCTATAGGTATTACTCTTGCTGCAGCAATTATTTTGGGGATACAAATAACCGGAGGATCTCTTAATCCTGCAAGAAGTTTCGGCCCTGCATTGATAGTCGGTGGAGAAGCATTATCTCAAGTTTGGCTATTTCTCATTTTTCCAAGTATTGGAGGTGTTCTGGCAGGTCTTTTCTATCGTTTTATTAATGTCAGTACAACTGCAAGAGTTACTCCGCAAGAATAA